In Prosthecochloris sp. GSB1, the following proteins share a genomic window:
- a CDS encoding Rieske 2Fe-2S domain-containing protein, with protein sequence MAQKSNFKSPSRLDSLEGGAGSSRGAVSAGKAREGSMGGVDFERRSFLGKVVGGIGAVVAASTLYPVVRYIIPPAQKEVKEQNEIVVGKASEVPPDSGKIFQFNKDKVIIVNNGGTLTAVSAVCTHLGCLVQWKADEDLIYCACHGARYKPTGEIISGPQPLPLAPFNVRVDGDDLVISKA encoded by the coding sequence ATGGCACAAAAAAGTAATTTCAAAAGCCCGTCCAGGCTTGATTCGCTCGAGGGGGGCGCCGGTTCCTCCAGAGGAGCGGTATCCGCAGGCAAAGCCCGCGAAGGCTCCATGGGCGGGGTCGATTTCGAGCGCCGCAGCTTTCTCGGCAAGGTTGTCGGCGGCATCGGCGCCGTGGTGGCTGCAAGCACGCTCTATCCGGTCGTCCGCTACATCATTCCTCCCGCGCAGAAGGAAGTGAAAGAGCAGAATGAAATCGTGGTCGGCAAGGCTTCCGAAGTGCCGCCGGACAGCGGCAAGATTTTTCAGTTCAACAAGGACAAGGTTATCATCGTCAACAACGGCGGGACGCTGACCGCGGTCAGCGCCGTCTGCACCCATCTCGGTTGCCTGGTTCAGTGGAAGGCCGACGAGGATCTCATCTACTGTGCATGCCACGGGGCTAGGTACAAGCCCACCGGAGAGATCATTTCCGGTCCTCAGCCATTGCCGCTGGCTCCTTTCAATGTCAGGGTGGATGGCGACGATCTCGTAATCTCGAAAGCTTAA
- a CDS encoding nucleotidyltransferase domain-containing protein: MPDESAVRKAMLGILRADEAMVKASVEGLLPEEWQEFCVEGEAHGIVPLAHAVLRSSGISVPGFVEKKLRAAYLRTAEQNSIHYHYADRVFAACAKAGIEVIPLKGIDLARRVYETIALREMSDIDILVRRGDLGRMDSILVDHGFRPLQAFGGPLLEEGHHLRYRHADAGAIIEVHWNLMDPADRIVVDIDALWERAGTVDGSAGRRRELSFEDLLLYLAVHLANHTFSLGLRGLYDMAAVIHVFGDTIDWSRLLKTAFRWNATRALQVNLRLLEELLHVPLPGGVFEKFGDAGFEESYYEVCRELVFASYEPNNPVFSLRFQREGGKKAGFILESLLPAPRAIALKYPDARHALDILLRYPLYYGERIKKYSGALWRLARRDREALAAVDRQESVLKVKRWLLSG, from the coding sequence GTGCCGGATGAATCCGCGGTCAGAAAAGCCATGCTCGGCATTCTCAGGGCCGATGAGGCGATGGTGAAGGCTTCGGTGGAAGGCCTTCTGCCGGAAGAGTGGCAGGAGTTCTGCGTCGAAGGCGAGGCCCATGGCATTGTTCCGCTCGCCCATGCCGTTTTGCGTTCCTCGGGAATTTCCGTTCCCGGTTTCGTTGAAAAAAAGCTTCGAGCGGCCTATCTCAGGACGGCCGAACAAAACAGTATCCATTATCATTACGCGGACAGGGTCTTTGCGGCCTGCGCCAAGGCGGGGATAGAGGTGATTCCGCTCAAGGGCATCGATCTCGCCCGGCGGGTTTACGAAACCATCGCGCTTCGCGAAATGAGCGATATCGACATACTCGTCAGAAGAGGCGATCTGGGAAGGATGGACAGTATTCTCGTCGATCACGGTTTCCGTCCTCTGCAGGCGTTCGGCGGTCCGCTGCTCGAGGAAGGCCATCATCTGCGTTACAGGCATGCCGACGCCGGAGCGATTATCGAGGTGCACTGGAACCTCATGGACCCTGCCGACAGGATCGTCGTAGACATCGATGCGCTTTGGGAGCGCGCCGGTACGGTTGACGGTTCGGCGGGCAGGCGGCGTGAACTCTCTTTCGAGGACCTGCTCCTGTATCTGGCGGTGCATCTTGCAAACCATACCTTCAGTCTGGGGCTCCGCGGGCTGTATGATATGGCGGCGGTCATACATGTTTTCGGCGACACGATCGACTGGTCGCGGCTTTTGAAAACCGCTTTTCGGTGGAATGCGACGAGGGCGCTTCAGGTAAACCTCAGACTACTCGAAGAACTGCTGCATGTGCCGTTGCCCGGCGGCGTTTTCGAAAAATTCGGCGATGCCGGCTTCGAAGAAAGCTATTACGAGGTTTGCAGGGAGCTTGTTTTCGCTTCTTATGAACCGAACAACCCCGTTTTCTCTCTCCGGTTCCAGCGTGAAGGAGGAAAGAAAGCCGGTTTCATACTCGAAAGCCTGTTGCCTGCGCCCCGCGCCATTGCGCTGAAATATCCTGACGCCAGACACGCTCTCGATATACTGCTTCGTTATCCTCTTTATTACGGAGAGCGGATCAAGAAATACTCGGGGGCGTTATGGAGACTGGCTCGGAGAGACCGTGAGGCTCTTGCCGCCGTCGATAGGCAGGAAAGCGTTCTGAAGGTAAAGCGATGGCTGCTCTCAGGTTGA
- a CDS encoding PqqD family protein, producing MKRKESFLLQQVGDENLLVPIGAQVMDTNGIITLNASAVLIWEQLVEEKTEAELAAGLVERFDVGHDRAVADVRTFIGELRENGLLA from the coding sequence ATGAAACGAAAAGAAAGTTTTCTGCTTCAGCAGGTAGGCGACGAGAACCTGCTCGTTCCCATCGGAGCGCAGGTCATGGACACCAACGGCATCATTACGCTGAACGCTTCGGCGGTCTTAATCTGGGAGCAACTCGTCGAAGAGAAGACAGAGGCCGAACTCGCGGCCGGTCTCGTGGAGCGCTTCGACGTAGGTCATGACCGGGCCGTCGCGGATGTCAGGACATTTATCGGAGAGCTTCGGGAGAACGGGCTTCTCGCATGA
- a CDS encoding cytochrome b, with protein MAEENNKQATAGSGSAKPKPPAVKPAAPGKPKPAAPAAGAPAASSARKGVYKPAEERADANPFKDSKVGAFGGWFQERFSMVTPILDYMKKKEVPQHRLSFWYYFGGLTLFFFIIQIITGLLLLLYYRPTEAEAFARFVYIQTEVPYGWLIRQVHAWSANLMVLMAFIHMFSTFFMKSYRKPRELMWVSGFILLVLTLGFGFTGYLLPWNELAFFATQVGTEVPKVAPGGEFLVEVLRGGPEVSGETLTRMFAMHVVLLPGLVMLVLSAHLMLVQVLGASAPIGYKEAGLIKGYEKFFPTFLAKDAIGWMIGFALLIYLAVMFPWEIGVKADPLVAAPQGIKPEWYFWAQFQLLKDFKFEGGELLAIILFTIGAIVWILVPFIDTKASKEQKSPLFTIFGILVLAFMLVETYRVYLEYGW; from the coding sequence ATGGCTGAAGAAAACAATAAACAAGCTACGGCAGGCAGCGGTTCGGCCAAGCCGAAACCGCCGGCAGTGAAACCGGCAGCCCCGGGCAAGCCCAAGCCTGCCGCGCCTGCTGCAGGGGCCCCTGCGGCGTCATCCGCCCGGAAAGGCGTGTACAAACCCGCCGAGGAGCGCGCGGACGCGAACCCCTTCAAGGACAGCAAGGTAGGCGCCTTCGGCGGCTGGTTCCAGGAGCGTTTTTCCATGGTTACGCCCATTCTGGATTACATGAAGAAAAAAGAGGTGCCGCAGCATCGCCTGTCCTTCTGGTACTACTTCGGCGGCCTCACTCTTTTCTTCTTCATCATCCAGATTATCACCGGGCTGTTGCTCCTGCTTTATTACCGCCCGACTGAAGCCGAGGCCTTCGCGCGTTTCGTCTATATCCAGACGGAAGTGCCCTACGGCTGGCTGATCCGCCAGGTGCATGCATGGTCGGCAAATCTCATGGTGCTCATGGCCTTTATCCACATGTTCAGCACCTTTTTCATGAAATCGTACCGTAAACCCCGCGAACTCATGTGGGTCAGCGGTTTCATTCTCCTCGTGCTCACCCTCGGCTTTGGTTTCACCGGTTATCTTCTTCCCTGGAACGAGCTTGCGTTCTTTGCTACCCAGGTCGGCACGGAGGTTCCGAAAGTCGCTCCCGGCGGTGAATTCCTGGTCGAAGTGCTGCGAGGAGGTCCTGAAGTGTCGGGAGAAACGCTCACCCGCATGTTCGCCATGCATGTCGTGCTGCTTCCCGGCCTCGTGATGCTTGTGCTTTCGGCGCACCTCATGCTTGTACAGGTCCTCGGCGCCTCCGCTCCGATAGGTTACAAGGAAGCCGGTCTCATCAAGGGCTACGAGAAGTTTTTCCCGACATTTCTCGCCAAGGACGCCATCGGATGGATGATCGGATTCGCGCTCCTTATCTATCTTGCAGTCATGTTCCCCTGGGAAATAGGCGTCAAGGCGGATCCCCTGGTCGCGGCTCCGCAGGGTATCAAGCCGGAATGGTATTTCTGGGCGCAATTCCAGTTGCTCAAGGACTTCAAGTTCGAGGGCGGTGAACTGCTCGCGATCATTCTTTTCACGATCGGCGCCATTGTCTGGATCCTCGTTCCCTTCATCGATACGAAAGCGTCGAAGGAACAGAAGAGCCCGCTCTTCACTATTTTCGGCATCCTCGTGCTCGCCTTCATGCTCGTGGAAACCTACAGGGTGTATCTCGAGTACGGCTGGTAG
- a CDS encoding ABC transporter ATP-binding protein yields MADFSTLRFRIRTAMHLDRALRIVWRFAAGWTSVNAALMLVQGLFPIAAFYLMKRIVDEVSVLLSSRAGPESDYGPLLLWIGLASAVALGAALARSLGEYTGNAQSQILSDKVADILHEKSIAVDLAYYENPDYYDSLHRAQEEAPFRLPRVVGGLMEIARSAIALAGIMVLLYSFSGFLVLALLIATVPVAAIRLIFSQKVYDLDRSQTENERRAWYYHSVMTDISGAQELRVFDLGELFRRRYQKLRSAIRERRLDLFRSRAFMDVLAQLLVVGVLFASVAWIAFRTLRGERTLGDLVAFYLAFQGGLNYMQTVFRSFAALYEDNLFLSHLYEFLELKPGITAPSSPEPLPEAIEKGILCSGLGFTYPGSREPALSGINIEITPGQVVAIVGDNGSGKTTLVKLLCRLYDPTEGSITIDGTDLRRFDPAEWRKKIGVIFQDYSHYALSVTENIWLGDISVPPNPEKIERAAVLSGAASFIKKLPSAFNTQLGRWFTEGYEVSTGEWQKIALARTFWRDADVLVFDEPSSSLDPIAEDSLFSNFRKLIDGRSAILISHRFSTLRMADCIHVLRRGRIVESGTHDELLGRQGHYAELYDAQAKHYNGRSDRAG; encoded by the coding sequence ATGGCAGATTTTTCTACGTTACGCTTCAGGATACGAACCGCCATGCACCTCGACCGTGCGCTGCGGATAGTGTGGCGATTCGCCGCAGGGTGGACATCGGTCAATGCGGCGCTCATGCTTGTTCAGGGTTTGTTTCCCATCGCTGCGTTCTACCTGATGAAGCGGATCGTCGACGAGGTTTCCGTTCTGCTCTCTTCCCGTGCGGGGCCGGAATCCGATTACGGTCCGCTGTTGCTCTGGATAGGTCTTGCCTCGGCGGTCGCTCTCGGCGCCGCTCTCGCCCGCTCACTCGGGGAATATACCGGCAACGCGCAGTCGCAGATCCTTTCAGACAAGGTGGCCGACATCCTGCATGAAAAATCCATAGCGGTCGATCTGGCGTATTACGAGAATCCCGATTATTACGATAGCCTCCACAGAGCTCAGGAAGAGGCCCCTTTCCGCCTTCCGCGCGTCGTCGGCGGGCTTATGGAAATCGCACGCAGCGCGATAGCCCTCGCAGGCATCATGGTGTTGCTGTATTCGTTCAGTGGTTTTCTTGTGCTCGCCCTTCTCATTGCAACCGTACCCGTCGCGGCGATCCGTCTGATCTTTTCGCAGAAAGTGTACGACCTTGATCGTTCACAGACCGAAAACGAACGCAGGGCATGGTATTATCACAGCGTCATGACGGATATCTCCGGAGCCCAGGAACTGCGTGTGTTCGATCTCGGAGAGCTGTTTCGCCGACGCTACCAGAAACTTCGCTCGGCCATCCGGGAGCGTCGCCTCGATCTTTTCCGCTCGCGGGCTTTTATGGATGTTCTCGCCCAGTTGCTTGTCGTGGGCGTTTTGTTTGCTTCCGTCGCCTGGATCGCTTTCCGGACGCTTCGCGGAGAACGGACGCTCGGCGACCTGGTCGCTTTTTATCTGGCTTTTCAGGGGGGGCTGAACTATATGCAGACGGTTTTTCGCTCGTTTGCCGCTCTGTATGAAGACAACCTTTTTCTTTCCCACCTGTATGAATTTCTCGAATTGAAACCGGGAATCACGGCGCCGTCGAGTCCTGAACCGCTTCCTGAAGCGATTGAAAAAGGCATTCTATGCAGCGGACTGGGGTTCACCTATCCCGGAAGCCGTGAACCGGCCCTGAGCGGTATCAATATCGAGATCACGCCCGGACAGGTTGTCGCCATCGTCGGGGACAACGGGTCGGGAAAAACGACGCTGGTCAAGCTCCTTTGCAGGCTCTACGATCCGACGGAAGGATCGATAACGATCGACGGGACCGATCTGCGGCGGTTCGATCCCGCGGAATGGAGAAAGAAAATAGGAGTTATTTTTCAGGATTATTCGCACTATGCGCTCAGTGTGACCGAAAACATCTGGCTCGGCGACATTTCGGTTCCCCCGAACCCTGAAAAGATAGAAAGGGCAGCCGTGTTGTCGGGCGCAGCCTCGTTCATAAAGAAGCTGCCCTCCGCTTTCAATACGCAACTCGGACGCTGGTTCACCGAGGGATATGAGGTCAGCACAGGGGAATGGCAGAAAATCGCCCTTGCAAGAACTTTCTGGCGAGATGCGGATGTTCTCGTGTTCGACGAGCCGAGCAGTTCACTCGATCCGATTGCCGAGGATAGCCTGTTCAGCAATTTCAGAAAACTGATCGACGGCAGAAGCGCGATTCTGATCAGCCACCGTTTCTCGACTCTCCGCATGGCCGATTGCATCCATGTGCTGCGTCGGGGGCGTATCGTCGAATCCGGTACGCACGACGAACTGCTTGGCCGGCAGGGGCATTACGCCGAGTTGTATGACGCCCAGGCGAAACATTACAACGGGAGGAGCGACCGTGCCGGATGA
- a CDS encoding carotenoid 1,2-hydratase, with amino-acid sequence MNISTEPDRDIWHDLQQPGSYEWWYFDAEDREQGLSLVCIWFAGFAFSPYYMKRYQEWRRNGAAVDPPLAADHAGFSFQLYENGREVVNFIKEGPASLFEAVRGGIGIRFESNRFFYDAARDSYALDIDFDFPARRKRVRATMLFEALSRFSYEKRDGNNNGKVPRHEWLLALPRAAVSGSITLEDTLKKRMRTLRLRAEGYHDHNLGVMPVHEYIDKWYWGRAFSSRFDLIYYVIFFRNNGYAPLTLCLMHDKEQGALDVHEHLDVRQSRVNRGLFAPLHSRELLFAGNGFGMQVRQRRVLDSGPFYLRFNTHISCSTDGNAPREFEGISEFLRPGRLQSPLLQFFTRCRVWRGGEKSLMYDQYNFLKTCFNWFKS; translated from the coding sequence ATGAATATTTCCACTGAGCCTGATCGTGATATCTGGCATGATCTTCAGCAGCCCGGTTCCTACGAATGGTGGTATTTCGACGCTGAAGACAGGGAGCAGGGACTTTCGCTCGTCTGCATATGGTTTGCCGGTTTCGCGTTTTCTCCCTACTACATGAAGCGTTACCAGGAGTGGCGCCGCAACGGGGCGGCCGTCGATCCTCCTCTTGCCGCCGATCACGCGGGTTTCAGTTTCCAGCTCTACGAAAACGGCCGCGAGGTCGTCAACTTCATCAAGGAAGGCCCGGCTTCTCTTTTCGAAGCTGTTCGCGGCGGTATCGGCATTCGGTTCGAGAGCAACCGTTTTTTTTACGATGCAGCCCGGGATTCCTATGCGCTCGATATCGACTTCGATTTTCCCGCGAGGCGCAAGAGGGTTCGAGCAACAATGCTTTTCGAGGCTCTCAGCCGGTTTTCATACGAAAAACGCGACGGCAACAACAACGGGAAGGTGCCTCGCCACGAGTGGCTTCTCGCTCTTCCGAGAGCAGCCGTGTCCGGCTCGATAACCTTGGAGGATACCCTGAAAAAGCGTATGCGGACCCTGAGACTGCGCGCCGAAGGGTATCACGATCACAACCTCGGCGTGATGCCGGTGCACGAGTACATCGACAAATGGTATTGGGGGCGCGCGTTTTCTTCGCGTTTCGATCTTATCTACTACGTCATCTTTTTCAGGAACAACGGTTATGCGCCGCTGACGCTTTGTCTGATGCACGACAAGGAACAGGGGGCGCTCGATGTACACGAGCATCTGGATGTCAGGCAATCGAGGGTCAACAGGGGGCTTTTCGCGCCGTTGCACAGCAGGGAGCTTCTGTTTGCGGGAAACGGTTTCGGCATGCAGGTTCGTCAGCGCCGGGTTCTCGATTCGGGTCCATTCTATTTGCGTTTCAATACCCATATTTCTTGCAGCACAGACGGAAATGCTCCCCGCGAGTTCGAGGGGATTTCAGAATTTCTGAGACCGGGCCGTCTGCAGTCTCCATTGTTGCAGTTTTTCACTCGCTGCCGTGTCTGGAGGGGAGGGGAGAAATCGTTGATGTACGATCAGTATAATTTTCTGAAAACCTGTTTCAATTGGTTTAAAAGCTAA
- a CDS encoding S24/S26 family peptidase gives MIVSGKDFIPVVEDALSRRQQVRMTVRGDSMVPFIHGGETVELRSCGTCPGIGEIVLARYRDGGYVVHRVVRIDRGGIVLRGDARYRSECEGPLDGGRIIGTVVRSWHKGSVRDHSRGSWKALGVLWALTCPAGILLYRTLRRLRDVTAVRKEQ, from the coding sequence ATGATCGTTTCCGGCAAGGACTTCATTCCTGTTGTCGAGGATGCTCTTTCGAGGCGGCAGCAGGTTCGCATGACCGTGCGGGGCGACAGCATGGTTCCGTTCATCCACGGAGGAGAAACGGTGGAGCTTCGGTCTTGCGGAACCTGTCCCGGTATAGGAGAGATCGTTCTCGCGCGATACCGGGACGGCGGCTACGTCGTGCACCGGGTTGTCAGGATCGATCGGGGCGGCATAGTGCTGAGGGGCGACGCGCGTTACCGTTCCGAATGCGAGGGGCCTCTCGACGGCGGCCGAATAATCGGAACCGTCGTCCGTTCATGGCACAAGGGGAGTGTCCGCGACCACAGCCGGGGATCGTGGAAGGCGCTCGGCGTTCTCTGGGCCCTGACCTGCCCTGCAGGTATCCTGTTGTACCGGACGCTGCGCCGTTTACGGGACGTGACGGCGGTCAGGAAAGAACAGTGA
- a CDS encoding radical SAM protein codes for MSGLPLHYGELVRELQRIATERLQPLNGTFELTRRCNLGCRMCYVAMQASDAEEADRELSAASWLDIARQAKEEGTLFLLLTGGEIFLRPDFFDIYEPLTTMGFVISLYTNATLIDAIVAKRLAGAPPHKIEVSLYGATAETYEGITGVRGSFERCRKGVEALLEHGVGLSLKVTITRDNLPELPLMREMADQWGLALSASWMLTGRTDGGLSDVESCRLTPEEAIRLESFDSAMLDEWRKGIKMDVPENFYCKAGKSAFVIDAGGAMQVCLDLPQPGIAVRVHGFGSAWAGVIDYVRRAPGLSAECLNCDAVHYCAICPAWSSLENGELSGSVPYLCSIAKERKMRYGS; via the coding sequence ATGAGCGGTCTGCCGTTGCATTACGGCGAGCTTGTCAGGGAACTCCAGCGGATTGCAACCGAAAGACTCCAGCCCCTGAACGGAACGTTCGAGCTGACCCGCCGCTGCAATCTCGGTTGCAGGATGTGCTATGTCGCGATGCAGGCATCGGACGCCGAAGAGGCGGACCGGGAGCTTTCGGCTGCTTCCTGGCTCGACATTGCCCGTCAGGCGAAAGAGGAGGGCACGCTGTTTCTCCTGCTTACGGGAGGAGAGATTTTTCTCCGCCCCGATTTTTTCGATATCTACGAGCCCCTGACAACCATGGGGTTTGTCATTTCGCTGTATACGAACGCCACGCTTATCGATGCAATCGTCGCAAAGCGCCTGGCCGGGGCTCCTCCTCATAAAATCGAAGTTTCCCTCTACGGGGCCACCGCCGAGACCTATGAAGGCATAACCGGGGTCAGGGGAAGTTTCGAGCGTTGCCGAAAGGGCGTCGAGGCATTGCTGGAGCATGGTGTTGGCTTGAGTTTGAAGGTCACGATTACCAGGGATAATCTGCCTGAATTGCCGCTCATGCGCGAAATGGCAGACCAGTGGGGACTTGCGCTTTCCGCTTCATGGATGTTGACCGGACGGACTGACGGAGGCCTCTCGGATGTCGAATCGTGCCGCCTGACTCCGGAGGAAGCCATTCGTCTCGAATCGTTCGACTCAGCCATGCTGGACGAGTGGCGGAAGGGTATAAAAATGGATGTGCCTGAAAATTTTTACTGCAAAGCTGGAAAATCGGCGTTCGTCATAGACGCGGGAGGGGCGATGCAGGTTTGCCTGGACCTTCCTCAGCCCGGTATTGCGGTGCGCGTTCACGGTTTCGGGAGCGCTTGGGCCGGAGTGATCGATTATGTCCGCAGGGCTCCGGGGCTTTCTGCTGAATGCCTGAACTGCGACGCCGTTCATTACTGCGCTATCTGTCCGGCATGGTCCAGTCTCGAAAACGGAGAACTTTCCGGGAGCGTCCCGTATCTCTGTTCGATCGCCAAAGAAAGGAAAATGCGCTATGGGTCCTGA